The Lactuca sativa cultivar Salinas chromosome 2, Lsat_Salinas_v11, whole genome shotgun sequence genome includes a window with the following:
- the LOC111881734 gene encoding uncharacterized protein LOC111881734 — protein MTPMERILLNASSGRSLPDKTPTEIHNLIKNMAEDFKHSTHDEEWYTDAPRGVKEVQTPQIEAQLSELTNVVMMLAKDKGVQPTPCPCGIYNQVGHPTDMCPQLQDEEYEEAKAMGGYSRSNQRGYDQPRGNQRRNNNQGWGGNQQGSYHPSQPNQYQQRPPFPPQNFQPRQPQHPPQQAGSSSMSLEDIVKSLATSTQTFQQETKASIKNLEQQVSQLAIFVSKIESQGKLPAQTETNPRHIVCTITLRGGKSYDGPKVSVGQEEEEIVVEEATKKDKKEDKKTEKKPFVTESKATPAPFPERLKSTKKEREESKILQMFQKVHINITLLEAIKQVPRYVRFLKDLCVSKKKLKGNQIVKFGENVSAVLQKRMPPKCNDPGVFTVPCKLGNLYVP, from the coding sequence ATGACTCCAATGGAAAGAATACTTCTTAATGCCTCCAGTGGCAGATCTTTACCCGACAagactcccaccgaaatccacaACTTAATCAAGAACATGGCTGAAGATTTTAAGCATTCAACtcatgatgaagaatggtacacggATGCACCCCGAGGTGTAAAGGAAGTCCAAACTCCTCAAATTGAAGCTCAATTGTCCGAGCTTACAAACGTTGTAATGATGTTGGCTAAAGACAAGGGTGTGCAACCCACACCTTGCCCTTGTGGTATATATAATCAAGTAGGGCACCCAACTGACATGTGCCCTCAACTTCAAGATGAGGAATATGAAGAAGCAAAAGCCATGGGAGGCTATTCCAGATCAAATCAAAGAGGATACGATCAACCACGGGGCAACCAAAGACGGAACAATAATCAAGGTTGGGGAGGAAATCAACAGGGAAGTTATCACCCAAGtcaaccaaatcaataccaacaaAGACCACCTTTTCCACCACAGAACTTTCAGCCAAGGCAGCCACAACACCCTCCTCAACAAGCAGGTTCAtcaagcatgtccttagaggacatagTGAAGAGTTTGGCCACTAGCACCCAAACTTTCCAACAAGAGACAAAAGCAAGTATAAAGAATTTGGAGCAACAAGTTTCACAGCTTGCTATTTTTGTAAGCAAAATAGAATCTCAAGGAAAGTTGCCCGCCCAAACAGAAACGAACCCAAGGCACATCGTGTGTACCATCACTTTGAGAGGTGGAAAGAGCTACGATGGTCCAAAAGTGTCGGTtggtcaagaagaagaagaaatagtGGTAGAAGAGGCAACCAAAAAAGATAAGAAGGAAGATAAAAAAACCGAAAAGAAGCCCTTCGTCACTGAGTCTAAAGCCACACCTGCTCCATTTCCCGAACGATTAAAGAGCACAAAGAAAGAACGGGAGGAGAGTAAGATTCTGCAAATGTTCCAGAAAGTTCACATTAACATCACACTCCTCGAGGCCATCAAGCAGGTACCTAGGTATGTAAGGTTCCTTAAGGATCTTTGTGTATctaaaaagaaattgaaaggaaaccaaattgtaaaatttgggGAAAATGTATCTGCGGTTTTGCAAAAGAGGATGCCCCCAAAGTGCAATGATCCTGGTGTCTTTACCGTGCCATGCAAATTGGGGAATCTTTATGTACCTTGA